In a single window of the Zea mays cultivar B73 chromosome 5, Zm-B73-REFERENCE-NAM-5.0, whole genome shotgun sequence genome:
- the LOC111589293 gene encoding uncharacterized protein: MSRWDTIKTQCSTFAGYMMAVLQQNPSGLSDADKTSLAASRFAAIEKKPFHFLHCWAILKDQPKWMDNHMGQQNQQANANPTHSNTVDVDAEESVPSSFTSKRPLSRDSSKEKANRTKSVDTSSSDSEFMTRMGDLSLERLSVYKTAVTTEEKKLDSMNRNERQKLLLEKKKLNLEKLRLERQKLKEDKEEEIMILSMDLSKCNPLLRKYYEAKQQEILARVTGSTSSGQ; this comes from the exons atgAGTAGATGGGATACTATCAAAACACAGTGTTCCACTTTTGCTGGATACATGATGGCAGTCCTCCAACAGAATCCTAGTGGACTCAGTGACGCAGACAAG ACATCACTGGCAGCTTCTAGGTTTGCAGCAATTGAGAAGAAGCCTTTCCACTTTTTACACTGTTGGGCTATTCTTAAGGACCAACCAAAATGGATGGACAACCACATGGGTCAACAAAATCAGCAAGCCAACGCTAATCCCACACATTCTAACACAGTCGACGTGGATGCAGAAGAATCTGTACCATCAAGCTTCACATCAAAGAGGCCACTGAGTCGAGATTCTTCTAAGGAAAAGGCAAATAGGACTAAATCTGTGGACACATCTTCATCAGATTCTGAGTTCATGACACGCATGGGAGATCTTTCTTTGGAGCGCCTGTCAGTGTACAAAACAGCTGTTACAACTGAGGAAAAGAAGTTGGATTCAATGAACAGAAATGAGAGGCAGAAATTGCTCCTAGAAAAGAAGAAGTTGAACCTAGAGAAATTAAGGCTTGAAAGGCAGAAACTAAAGGAGGACAAGGAAGAGGAGATAATGATCTTAAGCATGGATTTGAGCAAATGTAACCCTCTACTCCGCAAGTACTatgaagccaagcaacaagagataCTGGCAAGGGTTACTGGGTCTACTTCATCTGGCCAGTGA
- the LOC103627522 gene encoding protein ALP1-like: MNPYLENNFLVRLMEEMEEEEEELQLARHMVNRRRRARNERRHGGSIPGRVRIHRDHMSGDARIRADYFGANPVYTDAQFRRRFRMRRHVFERLVDVVQQVDPYFIQRPNCAGEIGLSALQKVVAAVRILAYGIPADAVDEYVRIGESTAHEALKHFCTAVQTAFAPYYLRAPNAEDIARLLQVGESRGFPGMLRSVDCMHWEWRNCPSSWKGMFTGRGKHPTMILEAVASYDLWIWHAYFGLPGSCNDINVLHRSNLFERHLSGETPPVSFTVNGHTYNMRYYLADGIYPDWPAFVKTICNPYDVRTQHFATIQESARKDIERAFGVLQKRWGVVRGPAYGWSPEHIGDIMKTCIILHNMIVEDEGPLSLNTTFENIGVLADTTQGSMEERNDFVNQRYNQLKDRNKYTQLQVDLIHHHWARHGSGVA, from the exons ATGAATCCCTACTTAGAAAACAATTTTCTTGTGCGGTTGATGGAAGAaatggaagaggaagaagaagagttgcAGTTGGCGAGGCACATGGTCAATAGGAGGCGACGTGCACGCAATGAGCGTCGTCATGGTGGTTCGATTCCAGGGCGTGTTAGGATTCATCGTGATCACATGAGCGGCGATGCAAGAATCCGAGCGGACTACTTTGGAGCGAACCCGGTGTACACGGATGCTCAATTTCGTAGGAG GTTCCGCATGCGTCGCCATGTGTTTGAGCGCCTTGTTGATGTTGTGCAACAAGTGGATCCATATTTTATTCAGCGTCCAAACTGTGCGGGTGAGATTGGTCTTTCTGCTctacagaaagttgttgctgctGTTCGAATCCTTGCTTACGGTATTCCGGCTGATGCCGTTGACGAATACGTACGCATTGGTGAATCTACTGCTCATGAGGCATTGAAACACTTTTGCACGGCCGTCCAAACCGCGTTTGCTCCGTATTATCTCCGTGCACCAAATGCAGAAGATATCGCACGCCTTCTCCAAGTTGGCGAGTCACGTGGGTTTCCTGGTATGcttcgtagtgttgattgcatgcattgggagtggcgtaACTGCCCAAGTTCATGGAAGGGCATGTTTACAGGGCGTGGTAAACATCCTACCATGATCTTGGAAGCTGTTGCGTCGTATGACCTGTGGATATGGCATGCATATTTTGGTCTGCCAGGTAGTTGCAACGACATAAACGTTCTTCACCGTTCAAACCTTTTTGAAAGGCATCTGAGCGGTGAGACACCTCCAGTTTCATTCACTGTGAATGGTCACACGTACAATATGAGATATTACCTAGCAGACGGTATTTACCCTGACTGGCCCGCATTTGTGAAGACAATCTGTAACCCCTACGACGTTAGAACCCAACACTTTGCAACAATTCAAGAGTCTGCTCGAAAAGATATTGAACGAGCTTTCGGTGTACTCCAGAAGAGATGGGGTGTGGTCCGTGGCCCTGCATACGGTTGGAGTCCTGAACACATTGGGGACATCATGAAAACATGCATAATATTGCACAACATGATAGTAGAAGACGAAGGTCCATTGTCTTTGAACACAACCTTTGAAAACATCGGAGTGCTGGCAGACACAACTCAAGGTTCAATGGAAGAGCGCAACGACTTCGTCAATCAAAGGTACAACCAACTGAAAGACCGCAACAAATATACTCAGCTTCAGGTTGATCTGATACACCATCACTGGGCGCGACATGGATCCGGAGTTGCATAG